From Actinomycetota bacterium, a single genomic window includes:
- a CDS encoding site-specific integrase produces the protein MNEDREYGSDDAGVYYIVGQDGRGGASRAKRKLAGEDSWTVARLWDEYQAANPGLKGMRVYRDIYNAHLQQLFGVRQPSEITPFDVDRLKLVAMKGKSPKSVANALELLRRIVNFGVKRDLCAGPRFKIQLPRVSNEKTEDLTEEELARLVRVIDHHLSAGTRYAAGAAMMKLVLFTGMRRGEIFRLKWSDLDFHRNNILLREPKGGRDVIIPMSSQARSLFEDWRVDAGDGCGKCCGSGTRGGNAGGSAYVFPGKDGGQRRDIRAQVNAIKREAGLPRDFRPLHGLRHVFASNLISRGVEFQIVQRLLTHRGGTVTHRYAHIRDDALRAAAELAGQLL, from the coding sequence ATGAACGAAGACAGGGAATACGGCTCAGATGATGCCGGAGTCTACTATATAGTCGGGCAGGATGGCAGGGGTGGAGCGAGCCGGGCGAAGCGCAAATTGGCAGGGGAAGACAGCTGGACCGTGGCTCGCCTGTGGGACGAATACCAGGCCGCCAACCCAGGCCTCAAAGGCATGCGCGTCTACCGTGACATATATAACGCTCATCTGCAGCAGCTGTTCGGCGTCAGGCAACCGTCAGAGATAACGCCCTTCGATGTCGACCGGTTGAAGCTGGTAGCAATGAAAGGGAAGTCGCCGAAGTCGGTCGCCAACGCCCTGGAGCTGCTTCGGCGCATCGTGAATTTCGGCGTTAAACGTGACTTATGCGCCGGGCCGCGGTTCAAAATCCAGCTGCCCCGCGTAAGCAATGAGAAGACCGAGGATCTGACCGAAGAAGAGCTGGCGCGTCTCGTTCGCGTCATTGACCATCATCTTTCAGCCGGCACACGCTACGCCGCCGGCGCCGCCATGATGAAACTGGTCCTGTTCACGGGCATGCGGCGCGGCGAGATCTTTCGCCTGAAGTGGTCAGACCTCGACTTCCATCGAAACAACATCCTGCTTCGGGAACCGAAGGGCGGCCGGGACGTCATCATTCCCATGAGCAGTCAGGCGCGGTCGCTGTTCGAGGACTGGCGGGTCGATGCCGGCGACGGTTGCGGTAAATGTTGCGGCAGCGGCACCAGAGGTGGCAACGCCGGCGGCAGCGCATACGTTTTCCCCGGCAAAGACGGCGGGCAGCGCCGAGACATACGCGCTCAGGTAAACGCAATCAAGCGGGAAGCCGGCCTGCCGCGGGACTTCCGGCCGCTGCACGGCCTCCGGCACGTGTTTGCCAGTAATCTCATCTCCCGCGGAGTGGAATTCCAGATCGTTCAGAGGCTGCTCACCCACAGGGGCGGCACCGTCACCCATCGCTACGCCCATATCCGCGACGACGCCCTGCGGGCGGCGGCCGAGCTGGCCGGGCAGCTGCTTTGA
- a CDS encoding nucleotidyltransferase domain-containing protein, with translation MDLFGKLRTKILSLFFLNEDRDYYIREVASIVGSSPRGAQNELVKLEKEGILKSEMRGKQRYFSVNLQNPSHDEMRSLILKKYGVPHLIGKQLADMAHIKKAFIYGSFAKGEEDFSSDIDCFIIADGKIDYELLNSRMSNLEEQFRREINMDIMTETEYRKRLAANDPYVSAVEDGDKTYLLGEGVDR, from the coding sequence ATGGACCTTTTCGGCAAACTTCGAACAAAAATCCTTTCTCTCTTCTTCCTCAACGAGGATAGGGATTACTACATACGCGAAGTCGCCTCAATCGTAGGATCTTCGCCTCGTGGCGCCCAAAACGAGCTGGTCAAGCTCGAAAAAGAGGGAATCCTGAAATCGGAGATGAGGGGCAAGCAGAGATATTTTTCAGTCAATCTTCAAAACCCGTCTCACGACGAGATGCGAAGCCTGATATTAAAAAAATATGGTGTCCCCCATCTCATCGGGAAGCAACTCGCGGATATGGCCCACATAAAAAAAGCATTTATATACGGCTCTTTCGCCAAGGGCGAGGAGGATTTTTCCAGCGACATCGATTGTTTCATCATCGCCGATGGAAAGATCGATTATGAGCTGCTGAATTCCAGGATGTCCAACCTTGAAGAACAGTTCCGGCGTGAAATCAATATGGACATAATGACTGAAACTGAGTATAGGAAGAGGCTCGCCGCTAATGATCCGTATGTTTCTGCGGTCGAGGACGGCGATAAGACCTACCTGCTGGGCGAAGGCGTGGACAGATGA
- a CDS encoding MMPL family transporter produces MLARIALFSFRKRWLVLAVWVALLAGITAWSQSLGSAFSMNFKLPGSDSQAALDLLQTRFPARSGATGDVVFKSAADVHDPAVRADVESVISRISQVQHVTAVVGPYSQEGASQLSPSGHIARVVIQFDDNNEQTQKQAATLTSIKNIVVGANSQSIQFELGGELFAGQPNIGATEIIGVVAAIIILLLAFGSVLAMGLPIVTALFGIGIGVGSVTLFSHFLSLPNFTIELASMIGIGVGIDYALFIVTRYRQSLNEGMAPRQATVVAINTAGRSVIFAGATVVISLLGMVLMKISFIQGLGIGAAAVVAVTMLASVTLLPAVLGFVGKRIDSLRIPGTGHKPERREEQGIWYRWGKVLENHAWPAFIVGLVIVLVLAIPVFSIRLGSSDASARPTSDTTRRAYDLEAEGFGAGSNGPLLVAAQIAGKDDLQVLQKVQQAAQADDGVAFATPAVPNQDFTAAIMQVIPKSSPQDEGTVDLIHRLREQILPEATGGTNVQAHVGGLTASFDDISQVLTDRLPLFIGTVLTLSFFLIMIVFRSILIPVKAVVLNMVSIGAAYGVLVAVFQWGWGDSYLGVGSTGPIESFAPMMLFAILFGLSMDYEVFLLSRIKEEYDLTGNNNLAIVEGLSRTARVITAAAAIMITVFGSFVLGEQRVIKEFGFGLAVAILIDASIVRLILVPATMELLGKANWWFPRWLQWLPEVHVDAREVTAEAQSLAPEPIKAPARDQRDN; encoded by the coding sequence ATGCTCGCCCGAATCGCACTCTTCTCATTCCGGAAACGCTGGCTGGTGCTCGCCGTCTGGGTGGCCCTGCTCGCCGGCATCACCGCCTGGTCGCAGTCGCTGGGCAGCGCCTTTTCCATGAATTTCAAACTGCCGGGCTCTGACTCGCAGGCGGCGCTCGATCTGCTGCAGACGCGCTTCCCGGCGCGCTCGGGAGCCACGGGCGACGTCGTCTTCAAATCGGCAGCGGACGTCCACGATCCCGCGGTGCGGGCCGATGTAGAGAGCGTCATCAGCCGCATTTCCCAGGTGCAGCACGTCACGGCTGTCGTCGGTCCGTATTCCCAGGAAGGCGCCTCCCAGCTGAGCCCCAGCGGGCATATCGCCCGGGTTGTCATCCAGTTCGATGACAACAACGAACAGACGCAGAAGCAGGCGGCTACCCTCACCTCTATAAAAAATATAGTCGTGGGCGCCAACAGCCAGTCCATCCAGTTCGAGCTCGGCGGCGAGCTCTTTGCCGGCCAGCCCAACATCGGCGCCACCGAGATCATCGGCGTCGTGGCAGCCATAATCATCCTGCTGCTGGCGTTCGGCTCGGTGCTGGCCATGGGGCTGCCGATCGTCACGGCGCTCTTCGGCATCGGCATCGGCGTCGGCTCCGTAACACTCTTCAGCCACTTCCTCAGCCTTCCGAATTTCACCATCGAGCTGGCGTCGATGATCGGCATCGGCGTCGGCATCGACTACGCGCTCTTCATCGTCACCCGTTATCGCCAGAGCCTGAACGAAGGCATGGCTCCCCGGCAGGCGACGGTCGTCGCCATCAACACCGCCGGCCGCTCCGTCATCTTTGCCGGCGCGACCGTGGTCATTTCCCTGCTGGGAATGGTGCTGATGAAGATCTCTTTCATCCAGGGGCTTGGCATCGGCGCCGCGGCGGTCGTTGCCGTCACCATGCTGGCCTCGGTCACGCTGCTGCCGGCCGTGCTCGGCTTCGTCGGCAAGAGGATCGACAGCCTGCGGATTCCCGGCACCGGTCACAAACCGGAGCGCCGTGAGGAGCAGGGAATCTGGTACCGCTGGGGCAAGGTGCTCGAGAACCACGCCTGGCCGGCGTTCATCGTCGGCCTGGTGATCGTCCTCGTCCTGGCGATTCCCGTCTTTTCCATCCGCCTGGGCTCGTCTGACGCCAGCGCCAGGCCTACCAGCGACACGACCCGCCGCGCTTACGACCTGGAGGCCGAGGGCTTCGGCGCCGGTTCCAACGGTCCGCTGCTGGTGGCGGCGCAGATCGCCGGCAAGGACGATCTTCAGGTGTTGCAGAAGGTGCAGCAGGCGGCGCAGGCCGATGACGGCGTTGCCTTCGCCACGCCGGCGGTTCCCAACCAGGATTTCACCGCAGCGATCATGCAGGTGATTCCCAAGTCTTCCCCGCAGGACGAGGGTACCGTCGACCTCATCCACCGCCTGCGCGAACAGATCCTGCCCGAAGCTACCGGCGGCACCAATGTGCAGGCCCATGTGGGCGGGCTCACCGCCAGCTTCGACGACATCTCGCAGGTGCTTACCGACCGGCTGCCGCTGTTCATCGGCACGGTGCTGACGCTGAGCTTCTTCCTGATAATGATCGTCTTCCGTTCGATCCTGATTCCCGTCAAGGCGGTCGTGCTCAACATGGTCTCGATCGGAGCCGCCTACGGCGTGCTGGTGGCGGTATTCCAGTGGGGATGGGGCGACAGTTACCTGGGAGTCGGCAGCACCGGACCCATCGAGAGTTTTGCGCCGATGATGCTGTTTGCCATCCTCTTCGGGCTGTCCATGGATTACGAGGTCTTCCTGCTCTCGCGCATCAAGGAAGAATATGACCTCACCGGCAACAATAACCTGGCGATCGTCGAGGGCCTGAGCCGCACCGCCCGCGTCATCACCGCCGCCGCCGCCATCATGATCACCGTCTTCGGCAGTTTTGTGCTGGGGGAGCAGCGGGTCATCAAGGAGTTCGGCTTCGGGCTTGCCGTCGCCATACTAATAGATGCGAGCATAGTGCGGCTGATCCTGGTGCCGGCGACCATGGAACTGCTGGGGAAGGCCAACTGGTGGTTTCCCCGCTGGCTGCAGTGGCTGCCCGAGGTTCATGTGGATGCCCGTGAAGTAACGGCCGAAGCGCAGAGCCTGGCGCCTGAGCCCATCAAAGCCCCGGCCCGGGATCAGCGAGACAACTAA
- a CDS encoding putative toxin-antitoxin system toxin component, PIN family: MKRKIVIDTNVFISALRSRRGASYRLLMMLGGSKFDINISVPLIIEYEEVAKRSSRELGLTHADIDDILDYICGIGEKRQIHFLWRPILRDPEDDHILELAVESECEFIVTYNIRDFSPSKHFGIQVVTPKEFLEIIGGLS, translated from the coding sequence ATGAAGAGAAAGATCGTGATTGATACAAACGTTTTTATCTCTGCCCTTCGCTCGCGTCGGGGGGCATCTTATCGGTTGTTGATGATGTTGGGCGGGAGCAAGTTTGATATCAACATTTCGGTGCCGCTTATTATCGAGTACGAGGAAGTCGCAAAAAGAAGTTCTCGGGAGCTGGGGTTAACTCATGCTGACATCGACGATATCCTCGACTACATATGCGGGATTGGAGAAAAGCGTCAGATTCACTTCCTCTGGAGGCCGATTCTGCGGGATCCGGAGGACGATCATATTCTGGAGTTGGCGGTGGAATCAGAGTGCGAATTCATTGTGACTTATAACATTCGTGATTTTTCACCATCGAAGCATTTTGGAATACAGGTAGTAACACCCAAAGAATTTTTGGAAATCATAGGAGGTCTATCATGA
- a CDS encoding YihY/virulence factor BrkB family protein yields the protein MGKSLWNFIQWLRADGCTGLAGMIAYNFFLALPTLLIFIVTVLAFLPIENVDQQITGQLQGVLPSDVLTVFNRMLGRTVSRGQSIPVLLLSLLGTLYIMNNGYAGLIGSLNRIYDFKETRPWLKVRLRALVMSVIASLFLIAAFAMAIVAPMVVSALSDDQGFNLTAGLWLDRVRWPAIVVLAVLGIESTYRYAPCGSVRWRILTPGTVFATGSWLVATLAFGFYVNNYSAYQSIYGGLGSVIVLLTWMWISAMTFLTGAEINMTIREWREKKARGVTRSTLPAPDL from the coding sequence ATGGGGAAATCGCTCTGGAACTTCATACAGTGGCTTCGCGCCGACGGCTGCACCGGGCTGGCGGGCATGATCGCCTATAACTTCTTCCTGGCGCTGCCGACGCTGCTGATCTTCATCGTCACCGTGCTGGCATTCCTCCCCATCGAAAACGTCGATCAGCAGATCACCGGCCAGCTGCAGGGAGTGCTTCCCAGCGACGTCCTCACCGTCTTCAACCGCATGCTTGGAAGGACGGTCTCGCGCGGGCAGTCGATCCCGGTGCTTCTGCTTTCACTGCTGGGCACCCTTTATATCATGAACAACGGTTATGCCGGGTTGATCGGTTCGCTCAACCGCATCTACGATTTCAAGGAGACGCGGCCGTGGCTCAAAGTGCGGCTGCGGGCGCTGGTCATGAGCGTGATCGCATCGCTGTTTCTGATCGCGGCTTTTGCCATGGCGATAGTGGCGCCGATGGTGGTCTCGGCCCTCTCCGACGATCAGGGATTCAATCTGACCGCGGGGCTGTGGCTCGACCGCGTCCGCTGGCCGGCGATCGTCGTGCTGGCGGTGCTCGGCATCGAGAGCACCTACAGATATGCTCCCTGCGGCAGCGTGCGCTGGCGGATCCTGACCCCGGGAACCGTGTTCGCGACAGGCTCGTGGCTGGTGGCGACCCTGGCGTTCGGCTTTTATGTCAATAACTACAGCGCTTATCAGAGCATCTACGGCGGCCTCGGGTCGGTCATCGTCCTGCTCACCTGGATGTGGATCAGCGCCATGACCTTCCTCACCGGCGCGGAGATCAACATGACGATCAGGGAGTGGCGCGAGAAGAAGGCGCGGGGCGTAACGCGCTCGACGCTGCCGGCGCCGGATCTGTAG
- a CDS encoding type II toxin-antitoxin system HicB family antitoxin translates to MSTISLRIPESLHKSVREMAKKENVSINQIITTALAEKLSALMTVEYLDERAKRGDRAKFERAMSKVKDAKPRSEDEL, encoded by the coding sequence ATGAGCACGATCAGCTTGCGTATCCCCGAGTCTCTTCACAAGAGCGTTCGGGAAATGGCCAAGAAGGAAAATGTTTCAATCAATCAGATCATCACCACGGCGCTGGCAGAAAAATTATCTGCTCTTATGACCGTAGAGTACCTGGATGAACGCGCCAAGCGCGGCGATCGGGCCAAATTTGAACGTGCCATGAGCAAGGTCAAAGACGCAAAGCCTCGTAGCGAAGACGAATTGTAA